The Buchnera aphidicola str. APS (Acyrthosiphon pisum) genome has a segment encoding these proteins:
- the argA gene encoding amino-acid N-acetyltransferase, whose amino-acid sequence MKERNTELVQGFRHSVPYINAHRGKTFVIMLGGEAIKYGNFYSIINDIGLLHSLGIRLVVVYGACPQINTSLKEKNIKIIYHKSIRITDLASLEQVKQAAGKLQLDITARLSMSLTNTPLQGANISVVSGNFIISQPLGVDDGVDYCHSGRVRRIDKNAINCQLNNGAIVLIGPVAVSVTGESFNLTSEEIATQVSIELKAEKMIGFCGNQGVINDEGKIISELLSNDIKNIIKKLEKKGDYISSTVRFLKGSIKACKSGVNRSHLISYHKSGALLQELFSRDGIGTQMVMESAEKIRGASINDIGGILELIRPLEHKGILVRRSREQLEIEVDKFTIIEHDNLTIACAALYPFFKEKIGEMACLAVHPDYRNSSRGDALLKKIKMNAKDMHLKRIFVLTTQSIHWFQERGFILVDIEVLPESKKKMYNYQRGSKILMIDVI is encoded by the coding sequence ATGAAAGAACGTAATACTGAATTAGTTCAGGGTTTTCGTCACAGCGTTCCTTACATTAATGCTCATCGAGGTAAAACGTTTGTAATAATGTTAGGTGGTGAAGCGATCAAATATGGAAATTTTTATAGTATCATTAATGATATAGGATTATTACATAGTTTAGGCATTCGTTTGGTAGTTGTATACGGCGCTTGTCCTCAAATTAATACTAGTTTAAAAGAAAAAAATATCAAAATAATTTATCATAAATCTATACGTATTACTGATTTAGCATCTTTGGAGCAAGTGAAACAGGCTGCAGGAAAATTGCAACTTGACATTACCGCACGTTTGTCGATGAGTTTAACTAACACCCCTCTTCAAGGAGCAAATATTAGCGTGGTTAGTGGTAATTTTATTATTTCACAACCATTAGGAGTTGATGATGGCGTAGACTACTGTCATAGTGGCAGAGTTAGGAGGATTGATAAAAATGCAATTAATTGTCAATTAAATAATGGAGCAATAGTTTTAATTGGTCCAGTAGCTGTTTCTGTAACAGGAGAAAGTTTTAATTTAACTTCCGAAGAAATAGCTACTCAAGTTAGCATTGAACTAAAAGCAGAAAAAATGATAGGTTTTTGTGGTAATCAAGGAGTGATTAATGACGAAGGTAAAATTATTTCTGAATTACTGTCTAATGATATAAAAAATATAATTAAAAAATTGGAAAAAAAAGGTGATTATATTTCCTCTACTGTTCGTTTTTTAAAAGGATCAATAAAAGCCTGCAAGAGTGGAGTTAATCGTAGTCATTTAATTAGCTATCATAAAAGCGGAGCTCTTTTACAAGAATTATTTTCTCGTGATGGTATTGGTACTCAAATGGTTATGGAATCAGCAGAAAAAATAAGAGGAGCTAGTATTAATGATATTGGAGGAATATTAGAATTAATTCGTCCATTAGAACATAAAGGAATTTTAGTTCGTAGATCACGAGAGCAATTAGAAATAGAAGTAGATAAATTTACTATTATTGAACATGATAATTTAACTATTGCTTGTGCAGCGTTATATCCTTTTTTTAAGGAAAAAATAGGAGAAATGGCCTGTCTAGCTGTTCATCCCGATTATCGCAATTCTTCTCGTGGGGACGCATTGTTAAAAAAAATTAAAATGAACGCTAAAGACATGCACTTGAAAAGAATTTTTGTATTAACAACCCAGAGTATTCATTGGTTTCAAGAAAGAGGTTTTATTTTAGTGGACATTGAAGTTTTACCGGAAAGTAAAAAGAAGATGTATAACTATCAGCGTGGTTCAAAAATTTTAATGATTGATGTAATTTAA
- the mltA gene encoding murein transglycosylase A: MQKKIIKTIIFFSLFFLFEKSYAYININQGQQYEKKLIQNLTKIKQINIKKKIINAESFYIQVEKIKKFSPSLYLKNESTYKTILKWLKKNSNINELNEFGINLFQMKGIDNYGNVKITGYYTPIVQARKIKKNNFKYPIYSMPYHLKKNEPLPKRKDIYNGVLDKKYILAYSNSLIDNFIMEIQGSAFIDYGNKKKLIFFSYAGKNGWPYKSIGQILINRGDIEKKNMSMQAINKWFTKHTNKEIQDLFEKNESFVFFKETKKKQVYGASAVPLIAQTSVAADNSIIKKGSVILLKIPILDQNGVFLNKYEMRLVIALDVGGAIKGHHFDIYEGIGTKASILSGYYNHYGYAWILNKK, translated from the coding sequence ATGCAAAAAAAAATCATTAAAACAATAATATTTTTTAGTTTATTTTTTTTATTTGAAAAATCATATGCATATATAAATATCAATCAAGGACAACAGTATGAAAAAAAACTCATTCAAAATTTGACAAAAATAAAGCAAATAAATATTAAAAAAAAAATAATTAATGCAGAATCATTTTATATTCAAGTGGAAAAAATAAAAAAATTTTCTCCATCTTTATATTTAAAAAATGAGTCTACTTATAAAACAATTTTAAAATGGTTGAAAAAAAACTCTAATATTAATGAACTTAATGAATTTGGAATCAATTTATTTCAAATGAAAGGGATAGATAACTATGGTAATGTTAAAATAACTGGATATTATACCCCAATAGTACAAGCTAGAAAAATTAAAAAAAATAACTTTAAATATCCGATATATTCTATGCCTTATCATCTAAAAAAAAATGAACCTTTACCAAAAAGAAAAGATATATATAATGGAGTTTTAGATAAAAAATATATTTTAGCTTATAGTAATTCTTTAATAGATAACTTTATTATGGAAATTCAAGGTAGTGCATTTATAGATTATGGAAATAAGAAAAAATTAATATTTTTTAGCTACGCAGGAAAAAATGGTTGGCCCTATAAATCAATTGGACAAATCCTTATAAATCGAGGTGATATAGAAAAAAAAAATATGTCTATGCAGGCTATTAATAAATGGTTTACAAAACACACAAACAAAGAAATACAAGATTTATTTGAAAAAAATGAATCCTTTGTGTTCTTTAAAGAAACAAAAAAAAAACAGGTATATGGAGCAAGTGCTGTACCATTAATAGCGCAAACATCAGTAGCAGCTGATAATTCTATAATCAAAAAAGGAAGTGTAATTTTATTAAAAATACCAATACTTGATCAAAATGGTGTGTTTTTAAATAAATATGAAATGCGTTTAGTAATTGCTTTAGATGTAGGAGGTGCAATTAAAGGCCATCATTTTGATATTTATGAAGGAATTGGTACAAAAGCATCTATACTATCAGGTTATTATAATCATTATGGATATGCTTGGATACTGAATAAAAAATAA
- the ribE gene encoding 6,7-dimethyl-8-ribityllumazine synthase, whose translation MNIIQSGITAENSSIAIIIARFNEFINKNLLLGALDTLKRIGQVHEENILKIYVPGTYEIPTIASYIAKSGKYDAIIAIGTIIKGQTDHFKYIANDTSSSLSRISAQYFLPITLGILTTKNIEQSIERSGTKMGNKGSDAALAALEMINVMKKLKKVIYY comes from the coding sequence ATGAATATAATCCAATCAGGAATTACAGCTGAAAACTCATCTATTGCTATAATAATTGCTCGATTTAATGAATTTATTAATAAAAATTTATTACTAGGAGCACTAGATACCTTGAAAAGAATAGGTCAGGTACACGAAGAGAACATCTTAAAAATATATGTTCCTGGAACATATGAAATACCAACTATTGCAAGTTATATCGCAAAATCTGGAAAATATGATGCGATCATCGCTATAGGAACAATTATAAAAGGACAAACTGATCATTTTAAATATATCGCTAATGATACTAGTAGTAGTCTTTCTAGAATTAGCGCTCAATATTTTTTACCTATTACACTAGGGATACTAACAACTAAAAACATTGAGCAGTCAATTGAAAGATCTGGAACAAAAATGGGAAACAAAGGATCTGATGCCGCTTTAGCCGCATTAGAAATGATTAATGTTATGAAAAAATTAAAAAAAGTAATATATTATTAA
- the thiL gene encoding thiamine-phosphate kinase has protein sequence MKYTEFEIISKYFKRNQKKDVNEIKGIGDDSALIKIPKNNILAISTDTLVEGTHFLKNISPEDLGYKTVAVNLSDLAAMGAEPKWTTLSITMPESNNIWLKKFSSSFFKILNKYNVRLIGGDTNRGSLSITLSMYGLLKKQIALLRSNANIGDLIYVTGTLGESAAGLFLLKKNIFIKNVNIRNYLIKKHLNPIPRVSEGMALRKIANAAIDLSDGLIADLDHILNDSQCGANINLNKIPISKVLIDNFQSQNYLNWALNVGEDYELCFTISKKNIDKLKIIKKKFLVNFTCIGYITPIEQGFNLFDNQKKIIFKKKGFNHFD, from the coding sequence ATGAAATATACTGAATTTGAAATTATATCAAAATACTTTAAACGTAATCAAAAAAAAGATGTTAATGAAATTAAAGGTATTGGAGATGATAGTGCTTTAATAAAAATACCAAAAAATAATATTCTTGCAATTAGTACTGATACACTAGTTGAAGGAACTCATTTTTTAAAAAATATATCTCCTGAAGATTTAGGATATAAAACAGTAGCAGTTAATCTCAGTGATCTTGCTGCTATGGGTGCTGAACCCAAGTGGACAACATTATCTATTACAATGCCTGAATCTAATAATATATGGCTAAAAAAATTTAGTAGCAGTTTTTTTAAAATATTAAACAAGTATAATGTACGATTAATTGGTGGCGATACAAACCGCGGATCATTAAGCATCACTTTAAGTATGTATGGGTTACTAAAAAAACAGATTGCATTGCTAAGAAGTAATGCTAATATAGGAGATTTGATTTATGTAACTGGAACTCTTGGGGAAAGTGCAGCCGGTTTATTTTTACTTAAAAAAAATATTTTTATAAAAAACGTAAATATACGAAATTATTTGATTAAAAAACATTTAAATCCTATACCCAGAGTTTCTGAAGGTATGGCTCTTAGAAAAATTGCAAATGCAGCTATTGATTTATCAGACGGATTAATTGCCGATTTAGATCACATATTAAATGATAGTCAATGCGGAGCAAATATTAATTTAAATAAAATTCCTATTTCAAAAGTTTTAATTGACAACTTTCAAAGTCAAAATTATCTGAATTGGGCATTAAATGTAGGAGAAGATTATGAGTTATGTTTTACTATCTCAAAAAAAAATATAGATAAACTAAAAATAATCAAAAAAAAATTCTTAGTAAATTTCACATGTATTGGATACATTACACCTATTGAACAAGGTTTTAATTTATTTGATAACCAAAAGAAAATTATCTTTAAAAAAAAAGGTTTTAATCACTTTGATTAA
- the nusB gene encoding transcription antitermination factor NusB, producing MKPSFRRKARACALQVLYSWEISHNNIKESAIYFLKEKNKKNIDIVYFYELIIGITYDCKNIDNLMKPYLFRSLKELGHIERAILRISFYELHKRNDIPYKVSINEGIELAKLFGSEDSHKFINGVLDKAVFKMGYNKKVVIA from the coding sequence ATGAAACCATCTTTTCGAAGAAAAGCACGCGCATGTGCATTACAAGTATTGTATTCTTGGGAAATATCTCATAACAATATTAAAGAAAGTGCCATCTATTTTTTAAAAGAAAAAAATAAAAAAAATATTGATATTGTATACTTTTATGAATTAATTATTGGAATTACATACGACTGTAAAAATATAGATAATTTAATGAAACCTTATTTATTTAGATCATTAAAAGAATTAGGACATATTGAAAGGGCAATTCTTAGAATTTCATTTTATGAATTACATAAAAGAAATGATATACCTTATAAAGTTTCAATTAATGAAGGTATTGAACTAGCTAAATTATTTGGTTCTGAAGATAGTCATAAATTTATCAATGGTGTTTTAGATAAAGCAGTATTTAAAATGGGATATAACAAAAAAGTTGTTATCGCATAA
- the dxs gene encoding 1-deoxy-D-xylulose-5-phosphate synthase has translation MNFNFNKYPILSFANSVENLRLLSVEQLPQLCFELREYLLDVVSISKGHFASGLGVVEITVALHYVYNTPFDNLLWDTGHQAYPHKILTGRGEKINSIRKKNGLHSFPCREESEYDSLSVGHSSTSISAGLGMSIAAEKEGRNRKTICIIGDGAMTAGMAFEAINHAGEIQSNLLVILNDNQMSISRNVGALNKHLKILRSVQNTQKNRKKIRLLNKKLFFKDKRIQNHSISFNSIFSNLGCKYLGPFDGHNIFSIINTLKKIKNKKGTYLLHLVTKKGKGYLPAELNPIKWHTISSRDSSVSKSLSYSDVFGTWLCEIAAFDKKLIAITPAMCEGSGMVKFSRLFPNQYFDVAIAEQHAVTFAAGLAISGYKPVVSIYSTFFQRAYDQLIHDIALQKLSVLFAVDRAGIVGNDGQTHQGVFDLAYLRCIPGIVIMTPSNENECRQMLYTGYMHNKGPSVVRYPKGYGVGELLMPMNRIPIGKSLIKRRGKKIAILNFGILLHNAYCAAEKLDATLVDMRFVKPLDKSMILKLSSQNKFFITLEEGVISGGAGSAVNEFIMVNKIFLPVLNIGLPDTFIPQGTQEEIRHVYKLDSEGIYKQIFYWLRQ, from the coding sequence ATGAATTTTAATTTTAACAAATATCCAATTTTATCTTTTGCTAATTCAGTAGAAAATTTACGACTTTTAAGTGTCGAACAGTTGCCACAATTATGTTTTGAACTACGAGAATACTTGTTAGACGTAGTGAGTATTTCTAAAGGACACTTTGCTTCTGGATTAGGTGTAGTAGAAATTACTGTAGCTCTTCATTATGTGTATAATACCCCATTTGATAATTTATTATGGGATACAGGGCATCAGGCATATCCTCATAAAATATTGACTGGTAGAGGTGAAAAAATAAACAGTATTAGAAAAAAAAATGGATTACATTCTTTCCCTTGTCGAGAAGAAAGTGAATATGATTCTTTAAGTGTCGGTCATTCTTCTACTTCAATCAGCGCAGGTTTAGGAATGTCTATTGCAGCTGAAAAAGAAGGTAGAAATAGAAAAACTATATGTATTATTGGTGATGGTGCAATGACTGCTGGTATGGCATTTGAAGCTATAAACCATGCTGGTGAAATACAATCTAATTTATTAGTTATATTGAATGATAATCAAATGTCTATTTCAAGAAACGTCGGAGCTTTAAACAAGCATTTAAAAATTTTAAGAAGTGTTCAAAATACTCAAAAAAACCGAAAAAAAATACGTTTATTGAATAAGAAGCTATTTTTTAAAGATAAACGAATTCAAAATCATTCTATATCTTTTAATTCAATTTTTTCTAATTTAGGATGTAAGTATTTAGGACCATTTGATGGGCATAATATTTTTTCTATTATTAATACATTAAAAAAAATCAAGAATAAAAAAGGTACGTATTTATTGCATCTTGTAACTAAAAAAGGAAAAGGTTATCTTCCTGCTGAGCTAAATCCTATCAAATGGCATACAATATCTTCACGTGATTCATCAGTTTCAAAATCTCTTAGTTATTCAGATGTTTTTGGTACCTGGCTTTGTGAAATAGCTGCATTTGATAAAAAATTAATAGCTATCACACCTGCAATGTGTGAAGGGTCTGGAATGGTGAAATTTTCTCGTCTCTTTCCAAATCAATATTTTGATGTTGCTATTGCTGAACAACATGCAGTTACTTTTGCAGCAGGTCTTGCAATTAGTGGCTATAAACCAGTTGTTTCAATTTATTCTACTTTTTTTCAAAGAGCTTATGATCAACTTATACATGACATAGCTTTACAAAAACTATCTGTTTTGTTTGCTGTCGATAGAGCTGGGATTGTTGGGAATGATGGTCAAACTCATCAGGGAGTTTTTGATCTAGCTTATCTAAGGTGTATTCCAGGTATAGTTATTATGACACCTAGCAATGAAAACGAATGTCGTCAAATGCTTTATACTGGCTATATGCATAATAAGGGTCCTAGTGTAGTAAGATATCCTAAAGGATACGGTGTAGGAGAATTATTAATGCCTATGAATAGAATTCCAATAGGAAAATCTCTTATAAAAAGAAGAGGTAAAAAAATAGCTATTTTAAATTTTGGTATTTTGTTGCACAATGCTTATTGTGCAGCAGAAAAGTTAGATGCAACATTAGTTGATATGCGTTTTGTTAAGCCTTTAGATAAAAGTATGATTTTGAAATTATCTTCTCAAAATAAATTCTTTATCACTCTTGAAGAAGGTGTTATTTCTGGTGGAGCAGGCAGTGCTGTTAACGAATTCATTATGGTAAATAAGATTTTTCTGCCAGTTTTAAATATTGGACTACCGGATACATTTATCCCTCAAGGCACGCAAGAAGAAATTAGACATGTCTATAAATTAGATTCTGAAGGTATCTATAAACAAATATTTTATTGGCTAAGACAATAA
- a CDS encoding polyprenyl synthetase family protein produces the protein MHFFHLYERYKHRINQKLFYTLNQLPFQKSSLLKAMKYSVFSGSKRLRSSLIYSTGDVFKVNITTLDVISTAIEFIHSYSLIHDDLPCMDNDNFRRGKISCHVKYGESTSLLAGDALQSLAFNILSNSFMPNVSNLKRIKMISELSYSIGSSGMCMGQNLDLEAEKKDVNLSELEIINLYKTSFLMRSAVRLVYFSSNNFSKSILSILDLFSISIGLAFQIQDDILDFKKDSVKTDNKKIIKKHTYPLIIGLDESRKKIKQLHKKSFLALNSLKKKISIPTY, from the coding sequence ATGCATTTTTTTCATCTATATGAGAGATACAAACATCGTATTAATCAAAAATTATTTTATACATTAAATCAGTTGCCTTTTCAAAAATCAAGTCTTTTAAAAGCAATGAAATATAGTGTATTTTCAGGTAGTAAAAGATTGCGTTCATCTTTAATATATTCAACTGGAGATGTTTTTAAAGTTAATATTACTACATTAGATGTTATATCTACTGCCATCGAATTTATTCATTCATACTCTTTAATACATGATGACTTACCCTGTATGGATAATGATAATTTTAGAAGAGGAAAGATATCTTGTCATGTAAAATACGGTGAAAGTACTTCTTTACTTGCTGGTGATGCTTTGCAAAGTCTTGCGTTTAATATTCTATCAAACAGTTTTATGCCAAATGTATCTAATTTAAAACGTATAAAAATGATTTCTGAATTATCTTATTCCATTGGTTCATCTGGGATGTGCATGGGTCAAAATTTAGATTTAGAAGCAGAAAAAAAAGATGTAAATTTATCTGAATTAGAAATAATTAATTTATATAAAACTTCTTTTTTAATGCGTTCTGCTGTACGTTTAGTATATTTTTCTTCTAATAATTTTTCTAAATCTATATTATCAATATTAGATCTTTTTTCGATTTCTATTGGTTTGGCATTTCAAATTCAGGATGATATTTTAGATTTTAAAAAAGATAGTGTAAAAACAGACAATAAAAAAATTATTAAAAAACATACTTATCCATTAATAATAGGTTTAGATGAATCAAGAAAAAAAATAAAACAATTACATAAGAAATCATTTTTAGCATTAAATAGTTTAAAAAAAAAAATTTCAATACCAACATACTAG
- a CDS encoding MFS transporter, which yields MNFLELQVTLSFCVIFLLRMLGMFMILPILSKYGMLLDGGNKFLIGLSMGIYGISQVIFQIPFGILSDKFNRKKIILLGLFMFFIGNIISASIHSIWGLIIGRFFQGSGAISGVCMAFLSDLIREENRVKSIAAIGVSFAISFLIAVVSGPIIVHYFGFFSIFWISAFLSIVCMIIVCFFVPFSKKNILKQNKTLHSYKKVLNFVLNKVFFRFYLGVFFLHFLLMIKFTMIPNQFEISGFSLDNHWKVYLGTILISFFVLFLFIFYCKYKYILENIIEICILFILFSEIIFLSAQKNLLFLIISLQIFFISFNFLEVFLSSHLSRQLSNNYRGSIMSIYSTSQFLGIFFGGVFSGWLYSFLNFSQIFYFELFIILLWLIFSFFLRNRFYL from the coding sequence ATGAACTTTTTAGAATTACAAGTTACATTAAGTTTTTGCGTAATTTTTTTATTACGTATGTTAGGAATGTTTATGATTCTTCCTATTTTAAGTAAATATGGCATGCTTTTAGATGGTGGTAATAAATTTTTAATCGGGTTATCAATGGGTATTTATGGAATTTCTCAGGTAATTTTTCAAATTCCATTTGGAATATTATCTGATAAATTCAATCGAAAGAAAATAATTTTACTAGGTCTTTTTATGTTTTTTATAGGAAATATTATATCAGCTAGTATTCATTCCATTTGGGGTTTAATTATTGGTAGATTTTTTCAGGGTTCGGGAGCTATATCTGGTGTGTGTATGGCTTTTTTATCTGATTTGATCCGTGAAGAAAACCGTGTTAAATCTATTGCTGCTATAGGTGTTAGCTTTGCTATTTCCTTCTTAATTGCTGTAGTTTCTGGTCCTATAATTGTTCATTATTTTGGGTTTTTTTCTATTTTTTGGATATCTGCATTTTTATCTATTGTTTGTATGATAATTGTTTGTTTTTTTGTTCCTTTTTCAAAAAAAAATATATTAAAACAAAATAAAACTCTCCATTCATATAAAAAAGTATTAAACTTTGTTTTAAATAAAGTTTTTTTTAGATTTTATTTAGGAGTATTTTTTTTACATTTTTTATTGATGATTAAGTTCACGATGATTCCTAATCAGTTTGAAATATCTGGTTTTTCTTTAGACAATCATTGGAAAGTATATTTAGGTACTATATTAATTTCTTTTTTTGTTTTATTCTTATTTATATTTTATTGTAAATATAAATATATTTTAGAAAATATTATTGAAATTTGTATTTTATTTATTCTTTTTTCAGAAATTATTTTTTTATCAGCACAAAAAAATTTATTATTTTTAATAATTTCTTTACAGATTTTTTTTATATCTTTTAACTTTCTTGAAGTTTTTCTTTCTTCACATCTTAGCAGGCAATTATCAAATAATTATAGAGGTAGTATAATGAGCATTTATTCTACTAGTCAATTTTTAGGTATTTTTTTTGGAGGTGTTTTTAGCGGATGGTTATATAGTTTTTTAAACTTTTCACAGATATTTTATTTTGAATTATTTATAATTTTATTATGGTTGATTTTTAGTTTTTTTCTAAGAAATAGATTTTATTTATAG
- a CDS encoding TusE/DsrC/DsvC family sulfur relay protein encodes MNTDNKILYTYENLEKDSEGYLKKTKDWNIKLAEEIAKRENITLSSDHWKVIIFVRKFYFKFNITPSMRMLIKSIQKEIGKSKMNSIYLFKLFPKGPAKQASKIAGIPKPVKCL; translated from the coding sequence ATGAATACTGATAACAAAATATTATATACATATGAAAATCTTGAAAAAGATTCAGAGGGATATTTAAAGAAAACTAAAGATTGGAATATAAAATTAGCAGAAGAAATCGCAAAAAGAGAAAATATTACTCTAAGTTCTGATCACTGGAAAGTAATAATTTTTGTACGTAAATTTTATTTTAAATTTAATATAACACCATCGATGAGAATGTTAATTAAAAGCATCCAAAAAGAAATAGGAAAATCTAAAATGAATAGTATTTATTTATTTAAACTCTTTCCTAAAGGACCTGCTAAACAAGCCAGCAAAATTGCTGGAATACCTAAACCAGTCAAATGCTTATAA